The bacterium genome window below encodes:
- a CDS encoding ferrous iron transport protein A, translated as MEDKEVTLSKMPVSQAGEVIKILGSQRLCLKLSMLGIFKGVKFKKKNQQVMRGPIIVEVGKSQVAIGFGMASKIIVKAEKEKQ; from the coding sequence ATGGAAGATAAAGAAGTAACTTTAAGTAAGATGCCAGTAAGCCAAGCTGGAGAAGTAATAAAAATTCTTGGTAGCCAACGACTTTGCCTTAAGCTCTCTATGTTAGGAATCTTCAAAGGAGTAAAATTTAAAAAGAAAAACCAACAAGTGATGCGTGGTCCTATAATAGTGGAAGTAGGTAAAAGTCAAGTGGCTATTGGGTTTGGCATGGCAAGTAAGATCATCGTAAAAGCAGAAAAGGAAAAGCAGTAA